A window from Sphingopyxis alaskensis RB2256 encodes these proteins:
- a CDS encoding ligase-associated DNA damage response DEXH box helicase, translating to MRLPAPFADWFAARGWRLRRHQADMLAAAGRGDHALLVAATGAGKTLAGFLPSLVDLAARPSDRLHTLYVSPLKALAADVERNLLGPIADMGLGISVESRSGDTSSDKKARQRSRPPNILLTTPESLSLLLSWPDSFTMFADLKTVVIDEIHAFAPGKRGDLLSLALARLQKIAPDLRRVGLSATIADPDQYRAWLAPDADADKVALVAGEAGADPAISILLPEGAVPWAGHSGRWAVHQVMAEVAKNRTTIIFCNTRGLAELIFQELWKVNDLSLPIAIHHGSLDREARQRAEAAMAEGRLRALVATSSLDLGLDWGDVDCVIQMGAPKGASRLLQRIGRANHRLDEPSRALIVPGNRFEYLEARAALDAVEAGERDADRFRPGALDVLAQHVMALACAAPFQEEALLAEIRGATPYRWIDADVFARLLGFVRDGGYALKSYDRFLRLAPDGPQGPDRGWRIAHPRLAAQHRLNAGIIVDAPTLDVRFKNGRRLGSVEEYFASTLVPGDTFAFAGLSLEVESIRDSDLIVRATTRPARIPSYMGARMALSTRLADRVRGFLADPASWSRFPADVRFWLEMQQLRSALPRAGELLVESFPHEGLHYLVAYPFEGWNAHQSLGMLVTKRMDRAGLQPMGFVASDYALAIWSLRPVTAPERLFDAEILSDEFVEWVENSHLLKRAFREVAVIGGLIARQHPGKRKTGKQVTFSTDLIFDVLRKYEPDHLLLEAAWADARARLTDVGRLGDLLDRAAGTMRHVTLDRISPLAIPVLVLIGRESVAASDLDDALLGELADTLARTAMRAD from the coding sequence ATGCGCCTCCCCGCCCCCTTTGCCGACTGGTTCGCTGCGCGGGGATGGCGGCTGCGGCGCCATCAGGCCGATATGCTCGCCGCGGCCGGGCGCGGCGATCATGCGCTGCTCGTCGCGGCGACGGGCGCGGGCAAGACGCTTGCGGGTTTCCTGCCCAGCCTCGTCGATCTTGCGGCGCGTCCCTCCGACCGGCTGCACACCCTCTATGTCTCGCCGCTGAAGGCCCTGGCCGCCGACGTCGAACGCAATCTGCTGGGGCCGATCGCCGACATGGGGCTGGGCATCAGCGTCGAGAGCCGCAGCGGCGACACGTCGTCCGACAAAAAGGCGCGCCAACGCAGCCGCCCGCCCAACATCTTGCTCACCACCCCCGAATCGCTCTCGCTTCTGCTGTCCTGGCCTGACAGCTTCACCATGTTCGCCGACCTCAAGACCGTGGTGATCGACGAGATTCACGCCTTCGCGCCCGGCAAACGCGGCGATTTGCTGAGCCTTGCGCTGGCGCGGCTCCAGAAAATCGCCCCGGATCTACGCCGCGTCGGCCTGTCGGCGACGATCGCCGACCCCGATCAATATCGCGCCTGGCTCGCGCCCGACGCCGATGCGGACAAGGTCGCGCTCGTCGCGGGCGAGGCGGGCGCCGATCCCGCCATTTCCATCCTGCTGCCCGAAGGCGCGGTGCCCTGGGCGGGCCATTCGGGGCGCTGGGCGGTGCATCAGGTGATGGCGGAGGTCGCGAAAAACCGGACGACGATCATCTTCTGCAACACGCGCGGGCTTGCCGAGCTGATCTTTCAGGAATTGTGGAAGGTCAACGACCTGTCGCTTCCCATCGCGATCCACCACGGCAGCCTCGACCGCGAGGCGCGCCAGCGCGCGGAAGCGGCGATGGCCGAAGGGCGGCTGCGCGCGCTCGTCGCGACCTCCAGCCTCGACCTGGGGCTCGACTGGGGCGATGTCGATTGCGTGATCCAGATGGGCGCCCCCAAGGGGGCGTCGCGGCTGCTTCAGCGCATCGGCCGCGCCAATCACCGCCTCGACGAGCCGAGCCGCGCGCTGATCGTGCCCGGCAACCGCTTCGAATATCTCGAGGCGCGCGCAGCATTGGACGCGGTCGAGGCCGGGGAGCGCGATGCCGACCGCTTCCGCCCCGGTGCGCTCGACGTGCTCGCGCAGCATGTGATGGCGCTCGCCTGCGCGGCTCCGTTTCAGGAGGAGGCGCTGCTCGCCGAGATCCGCGGCGCGACGCCCTATCGCTGGATCGACGCCGACGTCTTTGCCCGCCTCCTCGGCTTCGTGCGCGACGGCGGCTATGCGCTCAAAAGCTATGACCGCTTCCTCCGCCTCGCACCCGACGGGCCCCAGGGCCCCGATCGCGGGTGGCGCATCGCGCACCCGCGGCTCGCGGCGCAGCACCGGCTGAACGCCGGGATCATCGTTGACGCGCCGACGCTCGACGTGCGTTTCAAGAACGGCCGTCGGCTGGGTAGCGTCGAGGAATATTTCGCGAGCACTTTGGTTCCGGGCGACACTTTTGCCTTCGCGGGCCTGAGCCTCGAGGTCGAGTCGATCCGCGACTCCGACCTGATCGTGCGCGCGACGACGCGGCCCGCGCGCATTCCGTCCTATATGGGCGCGCGCATGGCGCTCTCGACGCGGCTCGCCGACCGGGTGCGCGGCTTCCTCGCCGACCCCGCGAGCTGGTCGCGCTTCCCCGCTGATGTGCGCTTCTGGCTGGAGATGCAGCAATTGCGCTCGGCGCTGCCGCGTGCGGGCGAATTGCTCGTCGAAAGCTTCCCGCACGAAGGGCTGCACTATCTGGTCGCCTATCCGTTCGAGGGATGGAATGCGCACCAGTCGCTGGGCATGCTCGTCACCAAGCGGATGGACCGTGCGGGGTTGCAGCCGATGGGGTTCGTCGCCTCCGACTATGCGCTGGCGATCTGGTCGCTGCGGCCCGTGACCGCTCCCGAAAGGCTGTTCGACGCCGAAATCCTCTCGGACGAGTTTGTCGAATGGGTCGAAAACTCGCATCTTCTGAAGCGCGCCTTTCGCGAGGTGGCGGTGATCGGCGGACTGATCGCGCGCCAGCATCCGGGCAAGCGCAAGACGGGCAAGCAGGTCACCTTTTCGACCGACCTCATCTTCGACGTGCTCCGCAAATATGAGCCCGACCATCTGCTGCTGGAAGCGGCCTGGGCCGATGCGCGCGCGCGTTTGACCGACGTCGGGCGGCTGGGCGACCTGCTCGACCGCGCGGCGGGGACGATGCGGCATGTGACGCTCGATCGCATCAGCCCGCTTGCAATTCCGGTGCTCGTGCTGATCGGCCGCGAAAGCGTCGCGGCGTCCGACCTCGACGATGCGCTGCTCGGCGAGCTCGCCGACACGCTCGCCCGCACCGCGATGCGGGCGGATTGA